From Brassica oleracea var. oleracea cultivar TO1000 chromosome C3, BOL, whole genome shotgun sequence, a single genomic window includes:
- the LOC106334972 gene encoding leucine-rich repeat extensin-like protein 4 — protein sequence MKNTTQSLLLLFFFFSFLLSVHSLSISSNAPLTDNEVRFIQRRQLLYYRDEFGDRGENVTVDPSLVFENPRLRSAYIALQAWKQAILSDPNNITLNWIGSNVCSYTGVFCSRAPDNRRIRTVAGIDLNHADIAGYLPEELGLLTDLALFHVNSNRFCGTVPHKFKHLKLLFELDLSNNRFAGKFPAVVLDLPSLKFLDLRFNEFEGTVPKELFSKPLDAIFINHNRFRFELPDNFGDSPVSVVVLANNRFHGCIPSSFVEMENLNEIIFMNNGLNSCLPADIGRLKNVTVFDVSFNELVGPLPESVGGMVSVEQLNVAHNQLSGKIPASICQLPKLENFTYSYNFFTGEAPVCLRLPEFDDRRNCLPSRPAQRSKEQCAAFLSRPPVDCESFKCGRSVTPLPPIVPQLPPPPPPSPPPPSPVYSPRPPPPVYSPPPPPPVYSPPPPPSVHYSSPPPPTVYYSSPPPPPPSPEYEGPLPPVIGVSYASPPPPPFY from the exons ATGAAGAACACCACTCAATCTCTCCTCCTCCTCTTCTTCTTCTTCTCTTTTCTCCTCTCTGTCCATTCTCTCTCCATCTCATCCAATGCTCCTCTCACCGACAACGAAGTCCGATTCATCCAACGCCGACAACTTCTCTACTACCGCGACGAGTTCGGCGACCGTGGAGAGAACGTGACCGTAGATCCGTCTCTTGTCTTCGAGAACCCAAGACTCCGAAGTGCTTACATAGCTCTTCAAGCTTGGAAGCAAGCCATCCTCTCTGATCCCAACAACATCACCCTCAACTGGATCGGATCCAATGTCTGTAGCTACACCGGAGTTTTCTGCTCTCGCGCTCCCGATAACCGCCGGATCCGTACAGTCGCCGGTATCGATCTCAACCACGCCGATATCGCGGGGTACCTACCCGAGGAGCTCGGTTTGTTGACGGATCTCGCTTTGTTCCACGTCAACTCGAATCGTTTCTGTGGAACGGTTCCGCACAAGTTCAAGCATCTCAAGCTCCTCTTCGAGCTCGATCTCAGCAACAACCGATTCGCCGGGAAGTTTCCGGCGGTGGTTCTTGATTTGCCGTCGTTGAAGTTCTTGGATCTCCGATTCAACGAGTTTGAAGGTACTGTGCCCAAAGAGCTCTTTAGCAAACCGTTAGATGCGATTTTCATTAACCATAACCGGTTCCGGTTTGAGTTACCGGATAATTTCGGAGATTCGCCGGTTTCGGTTGTGGTGCTTGCGAATAACCGGTTCCATGGCTGTATTCCGTCGAGTTTTGTTGAGATGGAGAATCTGAATGAGATTATTTTCATGAACAATGGGTTGAATTCTTGTTTGCCTGCGGATATCGGGAGGCTGAAGAACGTGACGGTGTTTGATGTTAGCTTTAACGAGCTTGTGGGGCCGTTGCCGGAAAGTGTCGGCGGGATGGTGTCGGTGGAGCAGTTGAATGTGGCTCATAATCAGTTGTCGGGGAAGATTCCGGCGAGTATTTGTCAGCTTCCCAAGCTTGAGAATTTCACTTACAGCTACAATTTCTTCACCGGCGAGGCTCCTGTCTGTCTCAGGTTGCCGGAGTTTGATGACCGGAGGAATTGTTTGCCGTCACGTCCTGCTCAGAGGTCTAAGGAGCAATGTGCAGCGTTTTTGTCTCGGCCTCCGGTGGATTGTGAATCTTTTAAGTGTGGTCGTTCTGTTACACCCCTTCCTCCGATTGTACCTCAATTGCCTCCGCCGCCTCCACCATCGCCACCTCCACCATCACCCGTCTATTCTCCTCGTCCGCCTCCCCCTGTCTATTCCCCTCCTCCGCCTCCCCCTGTCTATTCCC CTCCGCCGCCACCATCAGTCCATTACAGCTCCCCACCTCCACCGACAGTCTATTACAGCTCTCCGCCTCCACCACCGCCATCTCCTGAATATGAAGGGCCATTACCGCCAGTGATCGGAGTATCCTATGCTTCTCCTCCACCTCCACCCTTCTATTGA